From Phenylobacterium montanum, the proteins below share one genomic window:
- a CDS encoding TadE/TadG family type IV pilus assembly protein, whose product MNHLRFQDLFGCFWRDRKGATAMIFVLALPVIMACVGGAIDYSGRLTAQGQLQDAVDAASVGAVATNSAAFIAGQNMTSDGLIPVGVTNATTIFNSNAANMKTVTNTQLNVSVVKSKGYINATVTATATYPTTFLGLFGFTTLPISAASSSQNGMPPYLDFYLLLDVSGSMGLPSTNSEETRLAAVNPDNKSLYPGGCTLACHFSGYQGYTLSRNGGNSHNPQVTSCPTPGTSTCIQLRLDAVGYAVNALIQTANQTQKYAQQFRIGLYPFIRYMYAYYPVTYNISGSITDPTTVNYAAANLATLLDTGANASLGSGGTHFENALPAVSTAIQKNGIGTGASASSRQPWVFFVTDGSQDSQYYWSGSWNGSNHATTLDPTLCTALKTIGIRIAVLYIPYQPIQNPNPSFAGDEDDYANNNIANIPAPLQSCASPGFYWTANSPADITTAMNAMFNAAVATDHLTQ is encoded by the coding sequence ATGAACCACCTGCGTTTCCAAGATCTGTTCGGCTGCTTCTGGCGCGACCGCAAAGGCGCCACGGCGATGATCTTTGTCCTGGCTCTGCCCGTGATCATGGCCTGCGTGGGTGGGGCGATCGACTATTCCGGCCGTCTGACCGCCCAGGGCCAGTTGCAGGATGCGGTGGACGCGGCCAGCGTCGGGGCCGTGGCGACCAATTCGGCCGCCTTCATCGCCGGCCAGAACATGACCAGCGATGGGCTGATCCCGGTCGGGGTCACCAACGCCACCACCATCTTCAACAGCAACGCCGCCAACATGAAGACGGTGACCAACACCCAGCTGAACGTCAGCGTGGTCAAGTCCAAGGGCTATATCAACGCCACGGTCACGGCGACGGCGACCTATCCGACCACTTTCCTGGGCCTGTTCGGCTTCACCACCCTGCCGATCTCGGCGGCTTCGTCGTCGCAGAACGGCATGCCGCCCTATCTCGACTTCTATCTGCTTCTGGACGTGTCCGGCTCGATGGGCCTGCCCTCGACCAACAGCGAGGAGACGCGGCTGGCGGCGGTCAATCCGGACAACAAGTCGCTCTATCCCGGCGGCTGCACCCTGGCCTGCCATTTCTCAGGCTACCAGGGCTATACGTTGTCGCGGAATGGCGGCAATTCGCACAACCCCCAGGTCACGTCCTGCCCGACGCCCGGAACCAGCACCTGCATTCAGCTGCGCCTGGACGCGGTGGGCTATGCGGTCAACGCGCTGATCCAGACCGCCAACCAGACCCAGAAGTACGCCCAGCAGTTCCGGATCGGGCTCTATCCCTTCATCCGTTACATGTATGCCTACTACCCGGTGACCTATAACATCTCTGGCTCGATCACCGACCCGACCACGGTCAACTACGCCGCCGCCAACCTGGCGACGTTGCTGGACACCGGCGCCAACGCCAGCCTGGGCTCGGGCGGCACTCATTTCGAGAACGCCCTGCCGGCGGTCTCCACCGCGATCCAGAAGAACGGCATCGGCACGGGCGCCTCGGCGAGCAGCCGCCAGCCCTGGGTGTTCTTCGTCACCGACGGCTCGCAGGACAGCCAGTACTACTGGTCGGGCAGCTGGAACGGCAGCAACCACGCCACGACCCTGGACCCGACGCTCTGCACGGCCCTGAAGACCATCGGCATCCGAATCGCCGTGCTCTACATCCCCTATCAGCCGATCCAGAACCCCAATCCCAGCTTCGCGGGCGACGAGGACGACTACGCCAACAACAACATCGCCAACATCCCCGCGCCCCTGCAGTCCTGCGCCTCGCCGGGCTTCTACTGGACGGCCAATTCGCCGGCCGACATCACCACCGCCATGAACGCCATGTTCAACGCGGCCGTGGCCACTGACCACCTGACGCAATAG
- a CDS encoding NAD(+) synthase produces MPYDFHSLYSHDFLRVAAATPRVAVADPAFNLAETLKLAREADAKKAGLIAFPELGISAYAIDDLLLQDALLEAVDRALVDLVEASRDLYPVIVVGAPLGLDGRLYNTAVAIHRGEVLGVVPKTYLPNYREFYERRHFTPGVGVQGRTIAVAGQEAPFGVDLLFRSVGEVAFTFHVEICEDVWVPIPPSSHAALAGAEVLVNLSASNIAIGKAETRKLLCASQSARAQAAYVYTAAGPGESTTDLAWDGQAGVYECGRVLNETPRFVSGSIAFADVDLGRIRQERMRMGSFGDNARSEAERVEAFSYALFELDAPEEAVALERPIERFPFVPSDPSRLAEDCYEAYNIQVQGLAKRLEASGAKKIVIGVSGGLDSTQALLVAVRAMDRLGRPRSDILAYTLPGFATSEGTKSNAWALIKAIGATGGEIDIRPAAERMLADIGHPYAAGQKQYDVTFENVQAGLRTDYLFRLANHHGGIVLGTGDLSELALGWCTYGVGDQMSHYNVNSGVSKTLIQHLIRFVANSGDVDAATAKLLLDILATEISPELVPADADGAIQSTEAMVGPYALQDFTLHYVARYGFRPSKIAFLALSAWGDVEKGAWPENTPDSARRAYSLAEIRRWMEVFLTRFFATSQFKRSAVPNGPKISSAGALSPRGDWRAPSDGNAKLWLAELKEKVPAG; encoded by the coding sequence GTGCCCTACGATTTCCACTCCCTCTACAGCCACGATTTCCTGCGGGTGGCGGCGGCGACCCCGCGCGTTGCGGTTGCCGATCCGGCGTTCAATCTCGCCGAGACGCTGAAGCTGGCGCGAGAGGCCGACGCCAAAAAGGCCGGGCTGATCGCCTTCCCCGAACTCGGCATCTCCGCCTACGCCATCGACGACCTCCTGCTGCAGGACGCCCTGCTGGAGGCGGTGGATCGGGCCTTGGTGGACCTGGTCGAAGCCTCGCGCGACCTCTATCCGGTGATCGTGGTCGGGGCGCCGCTCGGGCTGGACGGGCGGCTTTACAACACCGCCGTCGCCATTCACCGCGGTGAAGTCCTGGGCGTGGTCCCCAAGACCTATCTGCCCAACTATCGCGAATTCTACGAGCGGCGTCACTTCACACCGGGCGTCGGCGTGCAGGGGCGCACCATCGCCGTCGCCGGCCAGGAGGCGCCGTTCGGAGTCGATCTGCTGTTCCGCTCGGTGGGCGAGGTCGCCTTCACCTTTCACGTCGAGATCTGCGAGGACGTCTGGGTCCCGATCCCGCCCTCCAGTCATGCGGCCCTTGCCGGGGCCGAGGTGCTGGTCAATCTCTCGGCCAGCAACATCGCCATCGGCAAGGCCGAGACCCGCAAGCTGCTCTGCGCCAGCCAGTCGGCCCGCGCCCAGGCGGCCTATGTCTACACCGCCGCGGGACCGGGCGAATCGACCACCGACCTAGCCTGGGACGGCCAGGCGGGGGTGTACGAGTGCGGTCGGGTGCTTAACGAAACGCCGCGCTTCGTTTCGGGCTCGATCGCCTTCGCCGATGTCGACCTGGGCCGTATCCGCCAGGAGCGCATGCGCATGGGCAGCTTCGGCGACAACGCCCGCAGCGAGGCCGAGCGGGTCGAGGCCTTTTCCTACGCCCTGTTCGAACTCGACGCGCCGGAGGAGGCGGTGGCGCTGGAGCGGCCGATCGAGCGCTTCCCCTTCGTGCCCTCGGACCCGAGCCGCCTCGCGGAGGACTGCTACGAAGCCTACAACATCCAGGTGCAGGGCCTGGCCAAGCGGCTGGAGGCCTCCGGCGCCAAGAAGATCGTGATTGGCGTCTCCGGCGGCCTCGACTCGACCCAGGCCCTGCTGGTCGCCGTCCGGGCCATGGACCGGCTGGGCCGGCCGCGCAGCGACATCCTGGCCTATACCCTGCCGGGCTTCGCCACCTCAGAGGGCACCAAGTCCAACGCCTGGGCCCTGATCAAGGCCATCGGCGCCACGGGCGGCGAGATCGACATCCGCCCGGCGGCCGAGCGCATGCTGGCCGACATCGGCCACCCCTACGCCGCCGGCCAGAAGCAATATGACGTCACCTTCGAGAACGTGCAGGCGGGCCTTCGCACCGACTACCTGTTCCGCCTGGCCAACCACCATGGCGGGATCGTGCTGGGCACCGGCGACCTGTCGGAACTGGCGCTGGGCTGGTGCACCTATGGCGTCGGGGACCAGATGTCTCACTACAACGTCAATTCAGGGGTCTCGAAGACCTTGATCCAGCACCTGATCCGCTTTGTGGCCAATTCCGGTGACGTGGACGCGGCGACGGCCAAGCTGCTGCTGGACATCCTGGCCACCGAGATCTCGCCGGAGCTGGTGCCGGCGGATGCCGACGGGGCGATCCAGTCGACCGAGGCCATGGTCGGCCCCTACGCCCTGCAGGACTTCACCCTGCACTATGTCGCCCGCTACGGCTTCCGCCCGTCGAAGATCGCCTTCCTGGCCCTGAGCGCCTGGGGCGATGTGGAAAAGGGGGCCTGGCCCGAGAACACCCCGGACAGCGCCCGGCGCGCCTATTCCCTGGCCGAGATCCGCCGCTGGATGGAGGTGTTCCTGACCCGCTTCTTCGCCACCAGCCAGTTCAAGCGCTCGGCCGTGCCCAACGGGCCGAAGATCTCATCGGCCGGAGCCCTGTCGCCGCGCGGCGACTGGCGCGCGCCGTCGGATGGGAACGCGAAGCTGTGGCTGGCGGAGCTGAAGGAGAAGGTGCCCGCGGGGTAG
- a CDS encoding acyl-CoA thioesterase: MSDLFFDLRSTHNPHRWFMPLTPEVCVGPPDNQFMFGGVGMAAAIEAMERTCERPVVWATAQYLSYARPGTVVDLDVWVPAKGNNISQARVIGHVGDKEIFTVNAALGTRPMELSHAWARAPEAPPPAECPETPHWRGQGENLHSRIEVRVAKGRYGLSPEDELSEDGRLVLWIRPKGGIPVTRGMLGVMADFVPSGFANALGRGGGGNSLDNTIRLLQVVPTEWVLCEIQIHAVHGGFGHGSMHLFSESGVLMATASQSVILRLR; the protein is encoded by the coding sequence ATGTCCGACCTCTTCTTCGACCTCCGTTCGACCCACAACCCGCACCGCTGGTTCATGCCCCTGACGCCCGAGGTCTGCGTCGGGCCGCCGGACAATCAGTTCATGTTCGGCGGAGTGGGCATGGCCGCGGCCATCGAGGCCATGGAGCGCACCTGCGAGCGGCCGGTGGTGTGGGCCACGGCTCAGTACCTGTCCTATGCCCGGCCGGGTACCGTGGTCGACTTGGACGTCTGGGTCCCGGCCAAGGGCAACAACATCAGTCAGGCCCGGGTGATCGGCCATGTGGGCGACAAGGAGATCTTCACCGTCAACGCGGCGCTGGGGACCCGGCCAATGGAGCTGTCTCACGCCTGGGCCCGCGCGCCCGAGGCGCCGCCGCCGGCCGAGTGCCCGGAGACCCCGCACTGGCGGGGGCAGGGCGAGAACCTGCACAGCCGCATCGAGGTCAGGGTGGCCAAGGGCCGCTATGGCCTGTCTCCCGAGGACGAGCTGAGCGAGGACGGGCGGCTGGTGCTGTGGATCCGGCCCAAGGGCGGCATTCCGGTCACCCGCGGCATGCTGGGGGTGATGGCCGACTTCGTGCCGTCGGGCTTCGCCAATGCGCTGGGCCGGGGCGGCGGCGGCAACAGCCTGGACAACACCATCCGCCTCTTGCAGGTGGTCCCGACCGAATGGGTGCTGTGCGAGATCCAGATCCACGCGGTCCATGGCGGCTTCGGCCACGGCTCGATGCACCTGTTTTCCGAGAGCGGGGTGCTGATGGCCACGGCCAGCCAGTCGGTGATTTTACGGCTGCGATAG
- a CDS encoding helix-turn-helix domain-containing protein — MATKLFVGPKVRHLREARGWTLEACAAQLGLSISYLSQIETNQRPVTARVLISLIRVFEVDASTFDAEDDERLIADLREASAEQAQGDPPSLAEIKQVVASAPGFAHQYLRLHRAYRRLDERLKTTEEAVALDEATAASAALPYEEVRDYFHYRNNYIHSLDLAAEALAEQLGLGAGAAPMPALEAYLREACDIRPVTVQSGAGVLRRFEPDSRVLTLDATQPSSTRVFQLAYQIASHDLKDLIEAELAQAGFRTQGAFDVCRIGLGNYAAGALVLPYMRFRQAAADLSHDVERLQAVFHTSFEQVCHRLSTLQRPSHRGLPFYFVRVDLAGNITKRHSATRLQFARFGGGCPLWNVHEAFGQPGRILVQLAEMPDGARYLCMARGIIKRSGSYIQPERRYAVGLGCDVGHASQVVYSRGLDLNGPAAQIGVSCRICERDNCPQRAFPPIDRPLRVPANERAIVPYVLEDARRNG; from the coding sequence ATGGCGACCAAACTTTTTGTCGGCCCCAAGGTGCGGCACCTGCGCGAGGCGCGCGGCTGGACGCTGGAGGCCTGCGCCGCCCAGCTGGGCCTTTCGATCAGCTACCTGTCGCAGATCGAGACCAACCAGCGGCCGGTCACGGCGCGGGTCCTGATTTCACTGATCAGGGTGTTCGAGGTCGACGCCTCGACCTTCGACGCCGAGGACGACGAGCGGCTGATCGCCGACCTGCGCGAAGCCAGCGCCGAGCAGGCCCAGGGCGACCCGCCCTCCCTGGCCGAGATCAAGCAGGTGGTGGCCAGCGCCCCCGGCTTCGCCCACCAGTACCTGCGCCTGCACCGCGCCTATCGCCGCCTGGACGAGCGGCTGAAGACCACCGAGGAGGCGGTGGCCCTGGACGAGGCGACGGCCGCCAGCGCGGCCCTGCCCTACGAGGAGGTTCGCGACTACTTCCACTACCGCAACAACTACATCCACAGCCTGGACCTGGCGGCCGAGGCCCTGGCCGAGCAGCTGGGCCTGGGCGCGGGCGCGGCGCCCATGCCGGCGCTGGAAGCCTATCTGCGCGAAGCCTGCGACATCCGCCCGGTGACGGTCCAGAGCGGCGCGGGCGTGCTGCGCCGGTTCGAGCCGGACAGCCGGGTGCTGACCCTGGACGCGACCCAGCCCTCCTCCACCCGGGTGTTCCAGCTGGCCTACCAGATCGCCAGCCACGACCTGAAGGACCTGATCGAGGCCGAGCTGGCCCAGGCGGGTTTCCGCACCCAGGGCGCGTTCGATGTCTGCCGTATCGGCCTCGGCAACTATGCCGCCGGGGCCCTGGTCCTGCCCTATATGCGCTTCCGCCAGGCCGCCGCGGACCTCAGCCACGACGTCGAGCGGCTGCAGGCGGTGTTCCACACCAGTTTCGAGCAGGTCTGCCACCGGCTCTCGACCCTGCAGCGGCCGAGCCACCGGGGCCTGCCGTTCTACTTCGTGCGGGTGGACCTGGCCGGCAACATCACCAAGCGCCATTCGGCGACGCGCCTGCAGTTCGCCCGCTTCGGCGGCGGCTGCCCCTTGTGGAACGTGCACGAGGCCTTCGGCCAGCCGGGCCGCATCCTGGTGCAGTTGGCCGAGATGCCGGACGGCGCGCGATACCTGTGCATGGCCCGGGGGATCATCAAGCGCTCCGGCTCCTACATCCAGCCCGAGCGGCGCTATGCCGTGGGCCTGGGCTGCGACGTGGGCCACGCCAGCCAAGTGGTCTATTCCCGCGGCCTGGACCTGAATGGCCCGGCGGCCCAGATCGGGGTCTCGTGCCGCATCTGCGAGCGCGACAACTGCCCCCAGCGGGCCTTCCCACCGATCGACCGGCCGCTGAGGGTGCCGGCCAACGAGCGCGCCATCGTGCCCTATGTGCTGGAAGATGCGCGCCGGAACGGTTGA
- a CDS encoding pyridoxal phosphate-dependent aminotransferase, which produces MPVSRRGEIPPFVVMEVAKAAVELERAGRPVFHLEVGQPSTPAPQTALAAARRALDEDILGYTLATGVHRLRARIAEHYRRVHGIEIPIERIVATTGSSGGFLLAFLAAFDGKGRVAIAAPSYPCYRNILGALDVEVVAVPCGPETRYQLTPALIEEAARVHGAFDGVIVASPSNPTGSIISEPDMRALSGYCRAARMTLISDEIYQGIQYDIPVVTAAALDEEAIVLNSFSKYFSMTGWRIGWMITPPTLLRSVEKLAQNFFISPPTISQLAASAAFDATEELDGHVRRYRANHDIVMAALPSLGINQYAPPDGAFYVYADVSHLTDDSVKFCADLLQATGVAITPGVDFDVERGHRTIRISYCTSTGAVTEAMERLKAYCAERG; this is translated from the coding sequence ATGCCCGTCTCCCGCCGCGGTGAAATCCCTCCCTTCGTGGTGATGGAGGTGGCCAAGGCGGCGGTGGAGCTGGAGCGGGCAGGGCGGCCGGTCTTCCATCTTGAGGTCGGCCAGCCCTCGACCCCGGCGCCCCAGACGGCCCTGGCCGCGGCTCGGCGGGCGCTGGACGAAGACATCCTGGGCTATACCTTGGCCACCGGCGTCCATCGCTTGCGCGCCCGCATCGCCGAGCACTATCGCCGCGTCCACGGGATCGAGATCCCGATCGAGCGCATCGTCGCCACCACCGGCTCGTCGGGCGGGTTCCTGCTGGCCTTCCTGGCCGCCTTCGACGGCAAGGGCCGGGTGGCGATCGCCGCCCCCAGCTATCCCTGCTACCGCAACATCCTGGGCGCGCTCGACGTCGAGGTGGTCGCCGTCCCCTGCGGGCCCGAGACCCGCTACCAGCTGACCCCGGCGCTGATCGAGGAGGCCGCCCGCGTTCACGGCGCCTTCGACGGGGTGATCGTGGCCAGCCCCTCGAACCCCACCGGCTCGATCATCAGCGAGCCGGACATGCGGGCGCTGTCCGGCTATTGCCGCGCTGCGCGCATGACCCTGATCTCGGACGAGATCTACCAAGGCATCCAGTACGACATCCCGGTGGTCACCGCCGCGGCCCTGGACGAGGAGGCCATCGTCCTCAACAGCTTCTCCAAGTACTTCTCCATGACCGGCTGGCGGATCGGCTGGATGATCACCCCGCCCACGCTGCTCCGCTCGGTGGAGAAGCTGGCGCAGAACTTCTTCATCTCGCCGCCGACGATCTCCCAGCTCGCCGCCAGCGCCGCCTTCGACGCCACGGAAGAGCTGGACGGCCACGTGCGCCGCTATCGCGCCAACCACGACATCGTCATGGCCGCCCTGCCGTCGCTGGGGATCAACCAGTACGCCCCGCCGGACGGCGCCTTCTACGTCTATGCTGACGTCAGCCATCTTACGGACGACAGCGTCAAGTTCTGCGCCGACCTTCTGCAGGCCACGGGCGTCGCCATCACCCCCGGCGTCGACTTCGATGTCGAGCGCGGCCACCGAACCATCCGCATCTCGTACTGCACCAGCACCGGGGCGGTCACCGAGGCGATGGAGCGACTGAAGGCCTATTGCGCCGAGCGGGGGTAG
- a CDS encoding DsbA family protein: MDASRPHLIYFADPMCSWCWGFSPVIGAVAAVFGDDLPIRLVMGGLRPGTDQPMTDKARAEVRHHWEHIAELTGQPFDYGFFDRAGFLYDTDPAAQAVVQVRQTAPELALAYLARVQRAFYAENQDVTSNVTLADLAAELGLDRAEFLAGLGSEALQKATWTDYAISQRAGVTGFPTLIAGPNPDGTYGAVARGYRPTDEVLAVLAGWLERQAA; encoded by the coding sequence ATGGACGCCAGCCGCCCGCACCTGATCTATTTCGCCGATCCCATGTGCTCGTGGTGCTGGGGCTTTTCGCCGGTGATCGGGGCGGTGGCGGCGGTGTTCGGCGACGACCTGCCGATCCGGCTGGTCATGGGCGGCCTTCGGCCAGGGACCGACCAGCCGATGACCGACAAGGCCAGGGCCGAGGTGCGCCATCACTGGGAGCATATCGCCGAGCTGACCGGCCAGCCGTTCGACTACGGCTTCTTCGACCGGGCGGGCTTTCTCTACGACACCGACCCGGCGGCCCAGGCGGTGGTGCAGGTGCGCCAGACGGCGCCGGAACTGGCGCTGGCCTATCTCGCCCGGGTCCAGCGGGCCTTCTACGCCGAGAACCAGGACGTGACCTCGAACGTGACGCTGGCCGATCTCGCCGCCGAGCTGGGCCTGGACCGCGCCGAATTCCTCGCCGGCCTGGGGAGCGAGGCGCTGCAGAAGGCGACCTGGACCGACTACGCCATCTCCCAGCGCGCCGGGGTCACCGGCTTTCCGACCCTGATCGCCGGCCCCAATCCCGACGGGACCTATGGCGCGGTGGCCCGCGGCTATCGACCGACTGACGAGGTGCTGGCGGTGCTGGCGGGGTGGCTGGAACGTCAGGCCGCCTGA
- a CDS encoding acyl-CoA carboxylase subunit beta, giving the protein MQHILEELDRRRAQARLGGGERRIAAQHKKGKLTARERIALLLDEGSFEEFDMFVEHRATEFGMAETKIPGDGVVTGWGTINGRMVYVFSKDFTVFGGSLSGAHAAKILKVQRQAMKAGAPIIGLFDAGGARIQEGVESLAGYADIFLENTLASGVIPQISVIMGPCAGGDVYSPAITDFIFMVKDTSYMYVTGPDVVKTVTNEEVSHEELGGYRVHAIKSGVADGAFENDLEAMTQVRRLVDFLPLSNREKPPVRESFDEKYREEASLDSLVPENPNKPYDMKELILKVVDEADFFEISPEFAKNIITGFARLDGETVGVVANQPQVLAGVLDIDAARKGARFVRFCDAFNIPLVTFVDVPGFMPGTRQEQGALIKHGAKLLFAYAEATVPKLTLITRKAYGGAYDVMSSKHIRGDVNYAWPTAEIAVMGAKGAVEIIFRAEAGDPRALAQREAEYKDRFANPFVAASLGYIDDVIMPHSTRRRLVRALKSLHGKVLTNPWKKHDNIPL; this is encoded by the coding sequence GTGCAGCACATCCTGGAAGAACTGGACCGCCGCAGAGCGCAGGCCCGACTGGGCGGCGGCGAGCGCCGCATCGCCGCCCAGCACAAGAAGGGCAAGCTGACCGCCCGCGAGCGCATCGCGCTGCTGCTCGACGAAGGCAGCTTCGAAGAATTCGACATGTTCGTCGAACACCGCGCCACCGAGTTCGGCATGGCCGAGACCAAGATCCCCGGCGACGGGGTGGTGACCGGCTGGGGCACCATCAACGGTCGCATGGTCTATGTCTTCTCCAAGGACTTCACCGTGTTCGGCGGCTCGCTGTCGGGCGCCCACGCGGCCAAGATCCTGAAGGTCCAGCGCCAGGCGATGAAGGCCGGCGCGCCGATCATCGGCCTGTTCGACGCCGGCGGCGCCCGCATCCAGGAAGGCGTCGAGAGCCTGGCCGGATACGCCGACATCTTCCTGGAAAACACCCTGGCCTCGGGCGTGATCCCGCAGATCAGCGTGATCATGGGCCCCTGTGCCGGCGGCGACGTCTATTCGCCGGCGATCACCGACTTCATCTTCATGGTGAAGGACACCAGCTACATGTACGTGACCGGGCCCGACGTGGTCAAAACGGTCACCAACGAGGAAGTCAGCCACGAGGAGCTGGGCGGCTATCGCGTCCACGCGATCAAGTCCGGCGTGGCCGACGGCGCCTTCGAGAACGATCTGGAGGCCATGACCCAGGTCCGCCGCCTGGTCGACTTCCTGCCCCTGTCCAACCGCGAAAAGCCGCCGGTCCGCGAGAGCTTCGATGAGAAGTATCGCGAGGAGGCCTCGCTCGACAGCCTGGTGCCGGAGAACCCGAACAAGCCCTACGACATGAAGGAGCTGATCCTCAAAGTCGTCGACGAGGCCGACTTCTTCGAGATCAGCCCGGAGTTCGCCAAGAACATCATCACCGGCTTTGCTCGCCTGGACGGTGAGACGGTCGGCGTGGTGGCCAACCAGCCCCAGGTGCTGGCCGGGGTGCTGGACATCGACGCGGCGCGCAAGGGCGCCCGCTTCGTGCGCTTCTGCGACGCCTTCAACATTCCCCTGGTCACCTTCGTCGACGTGCCGGGCTTCATGCCGGGCACGCGCCAGGAGCAGGGCGCCCTGATCAAGCACGGGGCCAAGCTCTTGTTCGCCTATGCCGAGGCCACGGTGCCCAAGCTGACCCTGATCACCCGCAAGGCCTATGGCGGCGCCTATGACGTGATGAGCTCCAAGCACATCCGCGGCGACGTCAACTACGCCTGGCCCACCGCCGAGATCGCGGTGATGGGGGCCAAGGGAGCGGTGGAGATCATCTTCCGCGCCGAGGCGGGCGACCCGCGCGCCCTGGCCCAGCGCGAGGCGGAGTACAAGGACCGCTTCGCCAACCCGTTCGTCGCCGCCTCGCTAGGCTATATCGACGACGTGATCATGCCCCATTCGACGCGCCGGCGCCTGGTCCGCGCGCTGAAGTCGCTCCACGGCAAGGTGCTGACCAACCCGTGGAAAAAACACGACAATATTCCCCTTTAG
- a CDS encoding SDR family oxidoreductase codes for MSGLKDGLLKGKVAFVAGASSGINLGIAQHFARHGAKVALISRSADKIAAAAETITAEGGEAFGQAADVRDYAAVDAALKAAVERYGKIDVVLSGAAGNFVAPALGMSANGFKTVVDIDLIGTFNVLRASFEHLNRPGASLISITAGQAVRPSMYQAHVCAAKAGINMLTKCLAMEWGPEGVRVNAISPGPIADTEGMRRLAPTPEAEHAIKSRIALRDYGSKLDIAEAALYLSTDSAKYITGTILNVDGGSELGDASGRAGFG; via the coding sequence ATGAGCGGCCTGAAGGATGGACTACTCAAAGGCAAGGTGGCGTTCGTCGCCGGGGCCTCCAGCGGCATCAACCTGGGCATCGCCCAGCATTTCGCCCGGCATGGGGCCAAGGTGGCCCTGATCAGCCGCAGCGCCGACAAGATCGCCGCCGCCGCCGAGACCATCACCGCCGAGGGCGGTGAAGCCTTTGGCCAGGCCGCCGACGTGCGCGACTATGCAGCGGTGGACGCGGCCCTGAAGGCGGCGGTCGAGCGCTATGGCAAGATCGACGTGGTGCTGTCGGGCGCGGCCGGCAACTTTGTAGCCCCGGCCCTGGGCATGAGCGCCAACGGCTTCAAGACTGTGGTCGACATCGACCTGATCGGCACCTTCAACGTGCTGAGGGCGAGTTTCGAGCATCTGAACCGCCCCGGCGCCTCGCTGATCTCGATCACCGCCGGCCAGGCCGTGCGGCCGTCGATGTACCAGGCCCATGTCTGCGCGGCCAAGGCGGGCATCAACATGCTGACCAAGTGCCTGGCCATGGAGTGGGGGCCGGAGGGCGTGCGCGTCAACGCCATCTCACCCGGCCCGATCGCCGACACCGAGGGCATGCGCCGCCTGGCCCCCACGCCCGAGGCCGAACACGCCATCAAGTCGCGCATCGCCCTGCGCGACTATGGCAGCAAGCTCGATATCGCCGAGGCCGCGCTCTACCTCTCCACCGACAGCGCCAAGTACATCACCGGGACCATCCTCAATGTCGATGGCGGCTCGGAGCTGGGAGACGCCAGCGGGCGGGCGGGCTTCGGCTGA
- a CDS encoding flavin reductase family protein: protein MHFYEPAQGHGLAHDPFNSIVGPRPIGWISSRDAEGRLNLAPYSFFNAYNYRPPLIGFTSIGRKDSLANAEATGEFCWNLATKALAEQMNASSASVAHEVDEFELSGLTPAPARLVSAPRVAEAPVSFECKVSQIVQLQAADGRQLKTWLVLGEVVGVHIDKTLIVDGAYDTAAAHPILRAGGLDAYAEITPGAMFKMMRPA from the coding sequence ATGCACTTCTACGAGCCCGCCCAGGGCCATGGCCTGGCGCACGATCCGTTCAATTCGATCGTCGGCCCCCGGCCGATCGGCTGGATCTCGTCGCGCGACGCCGAGGGGCGGCTGAACCTGGCCCCCTACAGCTTCTTCAACGCCTACAATTACCGCCCGCCGCTGATCGGCTTCACCTCGATCGGGCGCAAGGACAGCCTGGCCAACGCCGAAGCCACTGGCGAGTTCTGCTGGAATCTGGCCACAAAGGCCCTGGCGGAGCAGATGAACGCCTCCAGCGCCAGCGTGGCGCACGAGGTCGACGAGTTCGAGCTCTCGGGCCTGACGCCGGCGCCCGCACGCCTGGTCTCCGCCCCGCGGGTGGCCGAGGCGCCTGTCTCGTTCGAGTGCAAGGTCTCGCAGATCGTCCAGCTGCAGGCCGCCGACGGCCGCCAGCTCAAGACCTGGCTGGTGCTGGGCGAGGTGGTCGGCGTGCACATCGACAAGACGCTGATCGTGGACGGCGCCTACGACACCGCCGCCGCGCACCCGATCCTGCGCGCCGGCGGCCTGGACGCCTATGCCGAGATCACCCCCGGCGCCATGTTCAAGATGATGCGGCCCGCCTAG